Proteins encoded by one window of Acetivibrio thermocellus ATCC 27405:
- a CDS encoding ABC transporter ATP-binding protein → MIEIQNLTKRYGQIVAVDNLNFTVEKGEIVGFLGPNGAGKSTTMNIITGYLPSTEGTVKVAGYDIAEQPNEVKRRIGYLPENPPLYTDMTVDEYLNFVSELKKVEKSKRKQQISDIMEMLKITDVRKRLIRNLSKGYKQRVGFAQALIGNPEVLILDEPTVGLDPNQILEVRNVIKELRKDHTIIFSTHIMQEVSAVCERIVIINKGRIVAVDTPENLARAISKSLRLTFKIAGEKSSVIAALQAVDGVRNVEVQDKVEDDVYVYIVDADKGVDVRKPIFFAMADLGYPILETKEDEMGLEEIFRELTTKDVAVNDESEGSGEEVPESSQEGASEEVSTENAEAEENEQEQENGQEQDSAQTEEKEVEE, encoded by the coding sequence ATGATTGAAATACAAAATTTGACCAAAAGATATGGTCAAATAGTAGCCGTTGACAACCTGAATTTCACGGTCGAAAAGGGAGAAATTGTAGGCTTCCTTGGACCGAACGGAGCGGGCAAGTCAACCACCATGAACATAATAACCGGCTATCTGCCTTCGACCGAGGGGACTGTAAAAGTAGCCGGGTACGACATAGCCGAGCAGCCGAATGAAGTAAAAAGACGTATCGGTTATTTGCCGGAAAATCCGCCGCTTTATACAGATATGACCGTCGATGAGTACTTAAACTTTGTCAGTGAACTTAAAAAAGTGGAAAAAAGCAAGAGAAAGCAGCAAATATCTGACATTATGGAGATGTTGAAAATTACCGATGTCAGAAAAAGGCTTATAAGAAACCTTTCAAAGGGTTACAAGCAGAGGGTGGGATTTGCCCAGGCTTTGATAGGAAATCCCGAAGTTCTTATTTTGGACGAGCCTACGGTCGGTCTTGATCCCAACCAGATACTTGAGGTAAGGAACGTTATAAAAGAATTGAGAAAAGATCACACAATTATTTTCAGTACTCATATAATGCAGGAAGTAAGCGCAGTATGTGAACGCATTGTCATAATAAACAAGGGTAGAATTGTGGCGGTGGACACACCGGAAAATCTGGCAAGAGCTATTTCCAAGAGTTTGAGGTTAACGTTTAAGATTGCAGGAGAAAAGTCTTCTGTCATAGCAGCCCTTCAGGCTGTTGACGGTGTCAGAAATGTTGAAGTGCAGGATAAAGTTGAAGATGATGTATATGTATATATAGTTGATGCGGACAAGGGAGTGGATGTAAGAAAGCCTATATTCTTTGCGATGGCAGATCTGGGCTATCCGATTCTTGAGACCAAGGAAGATGAAATGGGTCTTGAGGAAATATTCCGCGAGCTTACAACAAAGGATGTTGCTGTGAACGATGAGTCTGAAGGTTCCGGGGAGGAAGTTCCCGAAAGTTCACAGGAAGGAGCCTCGGAAGAAGTATCCACAGAGAATGCTGAGGCAGAAGAGAATGAACAGGAGCAAGAAAACGGGCAGGAACAGGACAGTGCTCAGACCGAGGAAAAGGAGGTTGAGGAATAA
- a CDS encoding ABC transporter permease subunit, producing the protein MWAVYKKELKTYFYSPLAYVLSGIFVLVFGIYFLTQTMSKVGQGIAQFVFGGQLYFASFWLVMLIPILTMRVFAEERRNGTEVLLMTSPVSVPQIVIGKFLAAFTVFLTMTALTAIFPIIISIKGELVLSAALSSYLGFILLGASFVAFGLFTSSITESQIIAAVLGTVTLFFILLIDQLKTLVSGFLLKVINQLSLYEHYKQFVQSVISLNDIVFFLSITAMFLLLVMIVIEKRRWSQG; encoded by the coding sequence ATGTGGGCTGTTTATAAAAAAGAACTTAAAACATATTTCTATTCTCCGTTGGCATATGTTTTGTCCGGAATATTTGTATTGGTTTTCGGAATATACTTTTTAACTCAGACAATGTCCAAAGTGGGACAGGGTATTGCCCAGTTTGTGTTTGGTGGACAGCTTTATTTTGCAAGTTTTTGGCTTGTCATGTTGATTCCCATATTGACAATGAGAGTGTTTGCTGAAGAGAGAAGAAACGGAACGGAAGTTTTGTTGATGACTTCACCGGTGAGTGTTCCTCAAATAGTAATAGGAAAATTTCTTGCAGCATTTACCGTATTTTTAACCATGACGGCGCTGACGGCAATTTTCCCTATTATAATATCCATAAAAGGTGAGCTGGTTCTTTCAGCCGCATTATCCAGTTATCTCGGCTTTATATTGTTGGGAGCTTCGTTTGTGGCTTTTGGACTTTTTACTTCTTCCATAACGGAGAGTCAGATAATAGCCGCAGTGCTGGGAACCGTAACGCTGTTCTTTATACTGCTTATAGACCAGTTAAAAACTTTGGTTTCCGGATTTTTACTAAAAGTAATAAATCAGTTGTCGCTGTATGAGCATTACAAGCAGTTTGTCCAGAGTGTAATCAGTTTGAACGATATAGTGTTCTTTTTAAGTATAACGGCAATGTTCCTTTTGCTTGTGATGATAGTTATAGAAAAAAGGCGCTGGAGTCAGGGGTGA
- a CDS encoding GldG family protein yields the protein MKKGFKYSKNFKYGMVFTVMAALVVGITILVNAFVSALNIRWDVSQNKMYSIGEQTKVILEGLKQEVDVVMLADRDEIKTYEAGFILVEFLDKYDKFDKVNVKFVDPDKNPDIVKELNKSGTLNPQQNEIIVRSGDKVKKVTIYDIFQQDYYGPMMFMGEQAITGAIKYVTSETIPTVYFIDAHSKRKLESDYTYLQKALENNGYEVKKLDLTRQEKVPEDTTVLFFAPPTQDLSVAERDKVLDYLKGGGNAIFLFDPSNDDERFDNFDRVLNEYSMALNYDRVKENNDMYYVANRPYHIIPQVGYTDITSQEDTSKFTVIMPDSRSIKRLANDKEPLTVLPLLTTSEEAVGEPFGGGETEETRGPLDIGLVAQYSSAVTTKIVVIGNGYFLTDEVYQSYFPYSSYNLYLIGLASDWMLDKSNDVFIVAKTSITDTINLSGFNAALIIAIAVLAYPLIITSTGIIIWLRRRHL from the coding sequence ATGAAAAAGGGTTTTAAATATAGTAAGAATTTTAAATATGGCATGGTTTTTACTGTTATGGCGGCTCTTGTTGTCGGAATAACGATATTGGTGAATGCTTTTGTTTCAGCTCTTAATATAAGATGGGACGTGTCTCAGAACAAGATGTATTCCATTGGTGAGCAGACTAAAGTGATACTTGAGGGTTTGAAACAGGAAGTCGACGTGGTAATGCTGGCCGACAGGGATGAGATAAAAACATATGAAGCCGGTTTTATTCTTGTGGAATTTTTGGACAAGTACGACAAGTTTGACAAAGTAAACGTAAAATTTGTTGACCCGGACAAGAATCCTGATATAGTAAAAGAACTGAACAAATCCGGTACATTAAATCCCCAGCAGAATGAGATTATTGTAAGAAGCGGAGACAAGGTAAAGAAAGTTACCATATATGATATTTTCCAGCAGGACTATTACGGACCGATGATGTTTATGGGCGAGCAGGCGATAACCGGGGCAATCAAGTATGTTACCAGCGAGACCATACCCACGGTGTATTTTATTGACGCCCACAGCAAAAGAAAGCTGGAGTCGGATTACACATATCTTCAAAAAGCTCTTGAGAACAACGGCTATGAAGTCAAGAAACTCGACCTTACAAGGCAGGAAAAAGTGCCCGAAGACACCACTGTATTGTTTTTTGCACCTCCCACCCAGGATTTGTCGGTGGCAGAAAGGGATAAAGTCCTTGATTATCTGAAAGGCGGCGGAAACGCAATATTCTTGTTTGACCCGTCGAATGATGATGAGAGGTTCGATAATTTCGACAGAGTGTTAAATGAATACAGCATGGCGTTAAATTATGACAGAGTAAAAGAAAACAACGACATGTACTATGTTGCAAACAGACCTTACCATATTATACCTCAAGTTGGGTATACCGATATTACAAGCCAGGAGGATACAAGCAAATTTACCGTTATAATGCCTGATTCCAGAAGTATTAAGAGATTGGCCAATGACAAGGAGCCTTTGACGGTTTTACCTCTTCTTACCACCAGCGAAGAGGCTGTGGGAGAACCTTTTGGCGGAGGAGAGACGGAAGAAACCCGTGGTCCGCTTGATATTGGTCTTGTCGCGCAGTATTCCAGTGCTGTAACTACCAAAATTGTTGTTATCGGAAACGGTTATTTCCTGACGGACGAAGTGTATCAGTCATATTTCCCGTATTCGTCATACAATTTGTATCTTATAGGTCTTGCGTCGGATTGGATGCTGGATAAGTCAAATGATGTGTTTATTGTGGCAAAAACTTCGATAACCGACACCATAAATCTCAGCGGTTTTAATGCGGCTTTGATAATAGCCATTGCTGTTTTGGCATATCCGCTTATAATTACTTCAACAGGTATTATTATATGGCTGAGGAGGAGGCATCTATGA
- a CDS encoding DUF4340 domain-containing protein produces MRSLKLYRNIVILVVLFLGLIGAYFAIKNRLPAEEEDSYKQIEVYKLDKEKAEELTIVSGGKTFVLKKNDSEWQLVSGGDFEINKVQVESIVSNICDLYASKEVESDPKNLGQYGLDNPVTVTLKFSDGTVAEIEVGDQTPTGSGYYIREKGKNKVYTIAYYAGNILKANENSIRNRFVLDVTSQDVTELAVTKKGKRSFKLVKSDDKGWHMTEPIEASANMVRLNTALEALVRAEVIDYIEKDVKDLSKYGLDNPSYVVEAAAGSKRVTLLIGDVKENNAESYGMFEGTNEVFTINPGTLGFLDTPALEMMDGFIYAPYIYTVTDLDFNIDGRTIKIKIEEVKDETQTQETDKSDESDTSGESEEGENEEEKKYKHYIDGIDVEAKKGEEGISKLRNFYSTIIGITASEIEPDATPSGEAEISIVYHLNTEPGKVTVEFIPRDERTYYAVKNGKYTGIVVRKDAFDAEDGPRKTYEELMKFLNSEDEGKEE; encoded by the coding sequence ATGAGGTCTTTGAAACTATACAGGAATATAGTTATTCTTGTGGTGCTTTTCCTGGGTCTGATAGGTGCGTACTTTGCTATTAAAAACAGGCTTCCGGCTGAAGAAGAGGATAGTTACAAACAGATTGAAGTATACAAGCTGGACAAGGAAAAGGCGGAAGAGCTTACGATAGTAAGCGGGGGAAAGACTTTTGTCCTGAAAAAGAATGATTCCGAATGGCAGTTGGTTTCCGGAGGGGACTTTGAGATAAACAAGGTCCAGGTTGAAAGTATAGTTTCCAATATCTGCGATCTTTATGCTTCCAAAGAGGTGGAAAGCGATCCGAAGAATCTTGGACAGTATGGTCTTGACAATCCTGTAACGGTAACGCTGAAATTTTCGGACGGTACGGTTGCGGAAATAGAAGTGGGTGATCAAACACCTACAGGAAGCGGATACTATATAAGAGAAAAAGGGAAAAACAAAGTATATACAATTGCCTATTACGCAGGAAACATACTCAAGGCAAACGAAAACAGCATCCGGAACAGGTTTGTTCTTGATGTCACATCACAGGATGTAACGGAGCTGGCTGTAACAAAGAAGGGAAAACGGTCCTTTAAACTTGTAAAGTCGGATGACAAGGGATGGCATATGACAGAGCCCATAGAGGCAAGCGCCAACATGGTCAGGCTGAATACGGCCCTGGAGGCGCTTGTGAGGGCGGAAGTTATAGATTATATTGAGAAGGATGTTAAAGACCTTTCAAAATACGGGCTTGACAATCCGTCCTATGTTGTTGAAGCGGCTGCCGGAAGTAAAAGAGTGACTTTGCTTATCGGCGATGTTAAAGAAAACAATGCTGAGTCTTACGGAATGTTTGAAGGAACCAATGAAGTGTTTACAATAAATCCCGGCACTTTAGGTTTTCTTGATACTCCGGCCCTGGAAATGATGGACGGTTTCATATATGCACCATATATCTATACTGTAACGGATTTAGATTTCAACATAGACGGAAGAACGATAAAAATTAAGATTGAAGAAGTAAAAGACGAGACACAGACTCAGGAAACCGACAAATCTGATGAATCAGATACGTCCGGCGAATCCGAAGAAGGGGAAAACGAGGAGGAGAAGAAATACAAGCATTATATTGACGGAATTGATGTGGAGGCGAAAAAGGGAGAAGAAGGCATATCAAAATTGAGGAATTTTTATTCCACAATTATAGGCATTACAGCCAGTGAAATCGAACCGGATGCGACACCTTCCGGAGAAGCCGAAATCAGTATAGTTTACCACCTCAATACCGAACCGGGCAAAGTAACGGTGGAATTCATTCCTCGGGATGAAAGAACCTATTATGCGGTGAAAAACGGCAAGTATACAGGTATTGTTGTAAGAAAGGATGCCTTTGATGCCGAGGACGGCCCGAGAAAGACTTATGAAGAGCTTATGAAGTTCCTTAACAGCGAGGATGAAGGCAAAGAAGAATAA
- a CDS encoding YkvI family membrane protein: MSQDVKNILKVASIYMATVIGAGFASGQEIMQFFSSYYEGGFYGIVLAGVLFALIGYIVLVKVYSERIRNYEEFLFPSVGWVIGWIMEIMVTLFMGSVLCIMVAGAGSIISGALNIPYHYGTLIAAILCMIVFLTDIKGIVALSSFVTPILVLGILGAGFYVIVNMDAWVFSPVPGFDAITDNWLVSSLLYVSYNSISGVAVMCSLLPYLKSRKIAAAGGIIGGLALSFIAIVLNIILYVFYPDIVSEEIPVLSIIGRHNFILGEFYKILLLLAMFISAVTSGYGFIERIANKVRISRKILIPVICGFVVPISNVGFSGLISSVYPAFGYVGMFMLFMILIQGLNMLVSKLAASFAFVSSKREYKNRDR; the protein is encoded by the coding sequence TTGTCTCAGGATGTAAAAAATATATTGAAAGTTGCAAGCATTTATATGGCAACGGTGATTGGGGCTGGATTTGCTTCGGGACAGGAAATTATGCAGTTTTTTTCGTCGTATTACGAGGGGGGATTTTACGGCATTGTTCTGGCAGGAGTTTTGTTTGCGTTGATAGGATATATTGTGTTAGTAAAAGTCTACAGCGAAAGAATAAGAAACTACGAGGAATTCCTTTTTCCCAGCGTCGGATGGGTAATTGGCTGGATTATGGAGATTATGGTAACGTTGTTTATGGGTTCTGTATTGTGCATAATGGTTGCCGGAGCAGGAAGCATAATATCCGGTGCGTTAAACATACCTTATCACTATGGCACGCTGATAGCTGCAATTTTATGCATGATTGTCTTTCTTACTGACATCAAAGGGATTGTGGCATTAAGTTCTTTTGTGACTCCCATTTTGGTGCTGGGTATTCTTGGAGCAGGATTCTATGTTATAGTCAATATGGATGCATGGGTATTCAGCCCTGTACCGGGATTTGATGCGATAACCGACAACTGGCTCGTCTCTTCTCTTCTCTATGTAAGCTACAACAGCATAAGCGGCGTTGCGGTAATGTGCAGCCTTCTGCCTTACTTAAAAAGCAGGAAAATTGCTGCTGCGGGAGGAATTATCGGCGGGCTTGCGCTAAGTTTTATAGCAATAGTTTTGAACATTATACTTTATGTATTTTATCCCGATATTGTCTCTGAAGAGATTCCGGTTTTAAGTATAATCGGCAGGCATAATTTTATTTTGGGAGAATTCTATAAAATACTGCTTCTTCTTGCAATGTTCATTTCGGCTGTAACATCGGGGTATGGTTTTATCGAGAGAATAGCAAATAAAGTGAGAATAAGCAGAAAGATACTGATCCCGGTAATATGCGGCTTTGTTGTGCCAATTTCCAATGTGGGATTTTCCGGACTTATATCATCCGTATATCCGGCATTTGGGTATGTAGGAATGTTTATGCTCTTTATGATACTGATCCAGGGACTAAACATGCTTGTTTCAAAGCTTGCGGCAAGTTTTGCTTTTGTTTCCAGCAAGAGGGAGTACAAAAACAGGGACCGATAG
- a CDS encoding DUF5711 family protein: MNSPENIPKMRQPSSRMSILLFFVLVIIVVCTAAVAYLNSKGIDIKSVSIRDIIANGFFVGDKDVYEVTGTLLRYEDSLNSEFGAYKGYIVRCTKNGLEYLNRNGEEEWIYTVSLNLPYFKSAGEYLLVAGLESKDIYVFAGKEKKWEKKLDYSIINANINSAGYVTVLHKAERDKSAVSVYNKQGVFLFTKILGETYAISSEVSPSGREVLINCVDISGVSINTGLHLYTISGGNVAGKTFENVIFPSIRYLNDDTIVAVSDSAIYLFGQNFEEKWSRTISGKVYSMDVMKGRYAVFAFSEKGMMGEAGHVLIVDSKGREVADYRIDQDVVNIAANDDFIAINTSKCVYFIDVAGRLRGSYASDYLINEVKFLGTNEALAITKEGVILLKMN; the protein is encoded by the coding sequence GTGAACAGCCCTGAAAACATACCAAAGATGCGGCAACCTTCGAGCAGAATGAGCATACTTCTATTTTTCGTACTTGTGATCATAGTTGTGTGTACGGCTGCTGTTGCCTATCTCAACAGCAAGGGTATAGACATTAAAAGTGTAAGCATAAGGGATATAATAGCCAATGGGTTTTTCGTCGGAGATAAAGATGTGTATGAAGTAACCGGCACCTTGTTAAGATATGAGGACAGTTTGAACTCTGAGTTTGGTGCTTACAAGGGCTATATTGTAAGATGCACGAAAAATGGTTTGGAATATCTCAACAGAAATGGTGAAGAGGAGTGGATATATACTGTTTCTTTGAATTTGCCGTATTTTAAGTCCGCGGGCGAGTATCTTTTGGTTGCAGGGCTCGAATCAAAAGACATTTATGTATTTGCCGGCAAGGAGAAAAAGTGGGAAAAAAAGCTGGATTACAGTATAATAAATGCAAATATAAACAGCGCGGGTTATGTTACCGTCCTTCACAAAGCAGAGAGGGATAAGTCTGCTGTATCAGTGTACAACAAACAGGGAGTTTTTCTTTTTACCAAAATATTGGGAGAAACTTACGCCATCTCGTCGGAGGTGTCTCCCTCCGGCAGGGAGGTTCTGATAAACTGTGTTGATATTTCGGGTGTAAGTATAAATACAGGACTTCATTTGTATACGATTTCAGGTGGGAATGTAGCTGGCAAAACTTTCGAGAATGTTATTTTTCCTTCAATCCGCTATTTGAATGACGATACCATTGTGGCAGTGTCCGACTCAGCGATTTATCTGTTTGGACAAAATTTTGAAGAAAAGTGGAGCAGGACAATAAGCGGCAAAGTATACAGCATGGACGTTATGAAAGGCAGATACGCCGTGTTTGCATTCAGCGAAAAAGGAATGATGGGAGAAGCGGGACATGTTCTTATAGTTGATTCCAAAGGCAGGGAAGTCGCAGATTACAGAATTGACCAGGATGTTGTGAACATAGCTGCAAATGATGATTTTATAGCCATAAACACATCCAAGTGTGTTTATTTTATAGATGTTGCCGGGAGACTCAGGGGAAGCTATGCTTCGGATTATTTGATAAATGAAGTGAAGTTTCTTGGCACAAATGAGGCTTTGGCAATTACAAAAGAAGGCGTTATCCTTTTAAAAATGAATTAA
- a CDS encoding CvpA family protein, whose amino-acid sequence MNWIDLVVIAIILVLAWIGLKKGIVYSVFKLASFFISAVLSAKLYPIIAKILSNSQVFHSIKKGIYHNLMLRHEALSLPFDAAAKATAQSVVDGLSLPGFMKGMIKNSLLKSLPSLTELIDVSTIMDSLSDVLAHMIVDIISLIVMFVAVRVGLFVLERVLKGVTSLPIVKQADKAGGFILGALEGLLTVYIVFAILIMFSASPKFQGVFEAIESSTVAKVLYHNNFIVDWMFPKDVIV is encoded by the coding sequence ATGAACTGGATTGATTTGGTAGTCATTGCGATTATTTTGGTACTGGCATGGATTGGGCTTAAGAAAGGCATTGTTTATTCAGTGTTTAAGCTGGCTTCTTTTTTCATATCAGCAGTTTTATCGGCAAAGCTTTATCCGATAATTGCAAAGATTTTATCAAATTCTCAGGTGTTCCACAGCATAAAGAAGGGAATTTACCATAATCTCATGCTTCGGCATGAGGCTTTAAGTCTTCCGTTTGATGCAGCGGCAAAGGCTACAGCCCAATCGGTTGTTGACGGCTTGAGCCTGCCCGGATTTATGAAGGGCATGATAAAAAACAGCTTGCTCAAGAGTTTGCCCAGCCTTACGGAGCTGATTGATGTTTCAACCATTATGGATTCCTTAAGCGACGTTCTTGCCCATATGATAGTCGATATTATAAGTCTCATAGTTATGTTTGTGGCGGTAAGAGTGGGATTGTTTGTTCTTGAGCGTGTGCTGAAAGGTGTCACTTCTCTTCCGATCGTAAAACAGGCGGACAAAGCGGGAGGATTTATTTTGGGCGCACTGGAAGGACTCTTAACGGTTTATATAGTTTTTGCGATACTGATTATGTTTAGCGCGTCACCGAAATTTCAGGGAGTGTTTGAGGCAATTGAAAGTTCCACTGTCGCAAAAGTACTGTACCACAACAATTTTATAGTGGACTGGATGTTCCCGAAAGACGTCATAGTGTGA
- the ilvD gene encoding dihydroxy-acid dehydratase codes for MRSDAVKKGIERAPHRALFKAMGYTDEELERPLIGVVNSRNEIVPGHIHLDKIAEAVKAGIRMAGGTPVEFGAIGVCDGIAMGHTGMKYSLATRELIADSCEAMALAHSFDGMVFIPNCDKIVPGMLMAAARINVPAIVVSGGPMLSLRHNDKNLDLNSVFEAVGAYKAGKMTEKEVWEYEEKACPGCGSCSGMFTANSMNCLTEVLGMGLPGNGTVPAVYAERIRLAKKAGMKIVELVEKDIKPSDILTPKAFENALAVDMALGCSTNSVLHLPAIANEVGMEINLDIINEISSKVPNLCKLAPAGHHHVQDLYAAGGIPAVMKELSKKNLLHLDLITVTGKTVRENIENAKVRDYEVIRSIDNPYSPTGGIAVLRGNLAPDGAVVKRSAVAPEMLVHKGPARVFDSEDAAIEAIYNGKINKGDVVIIRYEGPKGGPGMREMLSPTSAIAGMGLDKDVALITDGRFSGATRGASIGHVSPEAMAGGPIAIVRDGDIISIDIPNGKLDVEIPDSEIQKRLKEWKAPAPKITKGYLGRYAKLVSSANKGAILENK; via the coding sequence ATGAGAAGCGATGCGGTAAAAAAAGGCATAGAAAGAGCCCCTCACAGGGCTTTGTTTAAAGCAATGGGCTATACAGATGAAGAATTGGAAAGACCGCTTATAGGAGTTGTTAATTCCAGAAACGAAATTGTTCCGGGACATATACATCTGGACAAGATTGCCGAAGCTGTAAAGGCAGGTATCAGAATGGCAGGAGGTACTCCTGTTGAGTTCGGTGCAATCGGTGTGTGTGACGGGATAGCGATGGGTCATACGGGAATGAAATATTCCCTGGCCACAAGGGAGCTTATAGCCGACTCCTGCGAGGCAATGGCGTTGGCCCACAGCTTTGACGGAATGGTTTTCATACCCAATTGTGACAAGATAGTGCCGGGAATGCTGATGGCAGCTGCAAGAATAAATGTTCCCGCCATTGTGGTAAGCGGAGGTCCCATGCTGTCTTTAAGGCATAATGACAAAAACCTGGATTTAAACAGCGTGTTTGAAGCTGTAGGGGCATACAAGGCGGGAAAGATGACGGAGAAAGAAGTTTGGGAGTATGAGGAAAAAGCTTGTCCCGGCTGCGGTTCCTGTTCCGGTATGTTTACCGCCAACTCCATGAACTGCCTCACTGAGGTTTTGGGAATGGGTCTTCCGGGCAACGGAACGGTCCCTGCGGTTTATGCGGAAAGAATACGCCTTGCAAAGAAAGCCGGAATGAAGATAGTGGAATTGGTTGAAAAAGATATAAAACCTTCGGATATTCTCACTCCAAAGGCTTTCGAGAATGCTCTGGCCGTGGACATGGCTTTGGGCTGCTCGACAAACTCTGTGCTTCATCTTCCTGCTATTGCCAATGAAGTGGGAATGGAGATAAACCTTGACATAATAAACGAAATAAGCAGCAAGGTACCGAACCTTTGCAAGCTGGCTCCGGCGGGCCACCATCATGTTCAGGACCTCTATGCGGCGGGAGGAATACCTGCTGTGATGAAGGAACTTTCAAAGAAGAATTTGCTGCATCTGGATTTGATAACCGTTACCGGCAAAACTGTAAGGGAAAACATTGAAAACGCAAAAGTCAGGGACTATGAGGTTATAAGAAGCATTGACAATCCTTACAGTCCGACGGGCGGTATAGCGGTGCTGAGGGGTAATCTTGCTCCGGACGGTGCGGTTGTAAAGCGCTCGGCTGTTGCCCCTGAAATGTTGGTTCACAAGGGACCGGCAAGGGTGTTTGACTCGGAGGATGCTGCCATAGAAGCAATTTACAACGGTAAAATAAACAAAGGTGACGTGGTCATAATACGCTATGAAGGTCCCAAAGGAGGTCCCGGCATGAGGGAAATGCTGTCCCCGACTTCCGCAATTGCAGGTATGGGACTTGACAAGGACGTTGCCTTGATTACTGACGGACGTTTTTCCGGTGCTACGAGAGGAGCTTCAATAGGTCATGTGTCTCCGGAGGCTATGGCGGGCGGACCTATAGCAATTGTCAGAGACGGGGATATTATCAGCATAGACATACCTAACGGAAAGCTTGATGTAGAAATCCCCGACAGCGAAATTCAGAAGAGACTTAAAGAGTGGAAGGCACCGGCGCCGAAAATAACAAAGGGTTACCTTGGAAGATATGCAAAACTTGTTTCTTCTGCAAACAAAGGCGCCATCCTGGAAAACAAATAA